In the genome of Chlorogloeopsis sp. ULAP01, the window AAGTTTATTTTGTCGGCGGACATTGGCATAGTTCAGATATTTTTGCGATTAATGCTATTCTTGATGACCTGGAAAAATACCTTGTTAACAGCCCTTAATTATCATAAACAAACACACCCTATTAATCTATAAATTCTACCACCGTTAATCTGAAGAACAACTAGAAAATCCACCTTTCATATGATGTTCACTAAATCACCCATAATAAACAGTTTTCAGTAAGGATTTCAGTCCTGTCTTGAGGACTAAAGACCTCACACTACGAGCAAACATTTTTATTCAGTTTGATTAACCGGACATAATATCAGTGGCACGATTTTACCTATTCATTAGCATCATACTAATAATCACCTCCAGAACCAAACTTCCATGCATCAACCCAGCGATGCCAATAGTATTTAGTAGTGCTGGGTAAATTCTTTTCCCAAGGTTCTAACTTTTTGCTCAATCGAAACAACAGAGAATAAATCCCTAAATTTCCGTAATGAATCATCCAATCTAGCAAAGCTGCTAAACCTACTTGTGGAATAATTCTGACAACTATTTCCGGATGTGCAAAATTCGTCTTTAATAATGTTTGCGTTAGTCCCGAAAAATTTACTACATCTTGTAAAAATGGTTTTAATACGGGTTCGCCCAAGCTTTGCATTTCTGCAAACACTGCTGATAGCAATTGATTAATTTGATCGGGAGCAATTTTTTGATCCACACCAACACTCATTGCCTTTTGAAATAACCAAGTAACACTTAAATTCGGTTGGTATGGTTGTAGTAATCCTAGCGCCGTAGCAGATAATTGATTGGTTTGCAGTGCTTCATAAATGCCTTGAGTTAAACGCTGCAAGTGACGTATCATTGCACCAAAACCGCCAAAACTCAAAGGTGATTGACTACCACTGCTATCTCCTACTGCTAAAATGCGGCTCCAAGGGGTTTGCAGTGGGCTTTGGCGATAAGAAGGAAAGAAGCCAAATAGCGCTCTTTGAAATGTTAGCTGGTTTAATTCTACACCTTGATACTTCGGCATTAAACGCAGATAATCCTCAAACAAAGCTTCTAAACCCTGCCGTTGTGGATCTGCATCCATGTAGGTAAACATATACGTAGTTCTGCCATCTCTAGCAGGAAAAGCTTCCCAGAAGTATTGGCATTGGTTTTGGATAGGTGTAAACGACAACAATAAATCACCCGTGCTGTTGTCAGGAAAACCTTGAGCGCAACTTCCTACAACCAAGCATATGGCATCTGGTTTTTGTCCTTGCCGTGCTTGTTGAGCGATCGCCGAAAGATGCCCCATCGCATCAATTAATAGCCTAGCTTTGTATTGATTATTTACAATTACTCCGTCTGGGTGAACTACCACCTCATCAAAAGGCGTGTTTTCAAATAACTTGCCACCAGCAGCAAGAAATCTTTGTTTTAAAGTTTCCAGTAAATACACTGGATCTACACCAATATTCAATACATCTTGCACCCAAACTTCTACGCCATTGTGAAAGCCCACTCTGGCGGGATTGTATTCTGTGGCGATCGCTTTTTCTAATTCTGTATCTGTTAACAAACCTAACTGCAAAAAAACTTGTAATTCATGGCGAGAAATGTTCCATTCTTGCTCTCTCCCCCGCAAAATTCCCCGCTCAATTAATCCTACTCGCACTCCCTGCAAAGCTAAGGCGCAACCAATGAAAATCCCCAAAGTACCGCCGCACACTAAAACATCCCAATCTACAGCACCTAAATTTTGCTGACTTTCTTTGACTACCATCGGCACTGGTGCAGTTCCTGACTTGATGGATGATAAAACTTTATCTGCGCGACGCAAACCTCCTAAAACATCGCCCGGTAGCTGAGAAAGAATTTCTTCAGTCAAAGACATAGAGATTAACCAAGAATACACACAACACTATTAACAAGTATCGCGTTCCTGCCGCCTAAATAGACCTTTTTACTCTAGAGGAGTATAAACTTACAGCAAAAACCAAATCAGGAAGACTGATCCCTCTTTTGTAACTACGGGGAAAGAAAATAAGAGCCAAGTTTTCAGCTGTAGATAGAGGGAGCATTTGAGCGTTTATTTTCTGAATAGAATGCCTGAAATCAATATTTTTGTAAAAGTCATATGCTGTAAGGATTCTAGGTTATTCTCTGCCGAAAGTGATAAAAGAGGGCTGATACCATTTCACTTTTTGAGTGATTCATCTTCAACCCCTCCCAACCTCCCCTTACTAAGGGGAGGTGCCGTAGGCGGTGGAGTACATCCATATCAGTCTTTTCGTGAAATAGTATGAGGCTCTTTTCGGAATGAGTCATTTGTTTGACAAAGGCTTGTATAAATCATTGAATAAATATAAATTTGTCGCCATCACATCAGTAGGATTGCATAATATGCGATAACGTCTGAAAGTTACATTGGTAAAATTTTGACTTTGTACTTTTGTAACCAAAATGTTTACCAATGTGCTAATCACCCTAAACAGGGAGGTATCAAATGTCTAATATCCAGCTTTATACTGCAAAGAAAACTAAATCTTCAGTATTTTCGTCAGGAAGACTGTATATAATAATAGCGTCTGTAGTTTGCTTAGGGCTATTAAGTTCTACTGATCCAGTTTTAGCCCATCACGCCTTAAGTGGTAAAATTCCGTCTAACTTCTTTGAAGGATTCATATCTGGTTTAGCACACCCAGTTATTGGACTAGACCATTTTGCTTTTGTTGTAGCTATAGGTTTACTTAGCATCGGTCAGCAGAATAGTTTTTTAATTCCCGCAGCTTTTGTATTAACTGCAATGGCAGGAACAGGTATTCATGTTCTTAACTATAATTTACCATTTCCTGAAATCATCATTGCTTGTTCTGTAGTTGCTTTTGGAGTAATGCTATTGGTGTCTCGCAAACCCAACTGGCTAGTACTAGCAGGATTAGGTGCGATCGCGGGTTTATTCCACGGTTATGCTTACGGCGAATCCATCGTTGGTGCTCAAATGACACCTTTGATTGCTTACTTAGCAGGTTTTAGTGTGATTCAGTATGTAGTTGCAATTGGTGCTTTGCTGATTGGTTCTGCTGTTAGTAACAAATTTAGTGGTATAAAAATGTTAAGGTTTGCTGGCTTGGCTATCGCTGCTATTGGTACTGTCTTCTTAACTACAGCTATTACTGGTTAATCTTAACGTACAAATTCGCTAAATTAATCTCCCAATATTCCCAGCCCAGAAACTCTAGCCAGAGTCATTATCAACATACTTCCTTGTGTTGGAATTGTACTAGTAGCTATTTTCTGTGGCTGGGTTAATTTTTTGAATAAATATTTTTCTGAAGTCATAGCAAATTTCTGGGAATGAGTAGACAAACAAACACGCTCAGGCGGAGAATATTATTGACTGTTAACTTCGATAAACTATATAAAACTAAGTTAGTAAATACTGATGAAACGCTCAAAAATTGTTGCCATTATTACAGGCGCTATATCAATTATTTTAGCGATCGCCTACCTTCTACTTGTTCAAATCCTCGACTTTCGGGGAGAAATGAAACCTGCTCCCATCAGTGAAGTTGAGCAACCAGTATCAATAGTGACTCAGTACTATCCTATTAGTTGATGCAAAATTAAGCTGTTACTAAATTATTGAACTGCGATTCACACTGTTGGAAGACATAATTAACAGCAGCAAAGAGTTTTTCTAGCTCTTGAATCGTATAAAAGGTGGTATTTCTAGTAAAATTTTCTCCTTCCAGCTTACCAAATTGCCAGCGATCGCCATTAGAAACAATACCATATATAGTAATTTGCAGCTCGTTATTAAGTCTTGCAGCAGCAATCATTTCTGCTAGGCATTGCGCCCAACCAGCTTCAAAGTTATCTTGTTTGGCTTCTACTAAAATAAAGTAAGGTTTATCAAATACAACTTTTCCTAAAGGTGACCTTTTCGCCAGAATATATTCAGGAAAACCGGATAATTTCTCATCGTAATTGAGAGACTGATGGCTCCACAAAATAAATTTGCTGCTGTAGCGCTTCCAAACTTCTTTCAGTACTGGGTAAATTAAATTTTCACAGATTGCAAACTCTGAGTTATCAACAACTCCTTCACGCATGACTGTTTCTAAGTCTTCGCGAAAGTAGTTAGAGATATCAAATGGAATTTCGACAACAAAGTTTGCTTCAGTATAAATAACTTGAAAAGCTTTGAGAACTTCACCTATAGTTTTGTAGCTGCTAAAAGCCATATCGACCTCATAATAAACAATTTAGAAATTAGAAACATCCCGTTTTGACAAATCGTCCTCAGACTGTAAGTCTGGGGCTAAACAAACGTAGACGCGTAAGCGGCTTCCCGAAGGGTAGTCCACCTGCGCGGACTAACACAAAATCAAGGATTTTAAACCCACGGAGGTCATAAAAATCTCTCCACGTCTCCCTATCTCCGCGTCCCCGCGTCAACCTTAAACGATAAGTGTTCACTAGTAATCAATATCACCCCAAACCAAATAGCTTAGAAATCGCAGGTAATAGTTTATTAGCCGCTTCAACTAATGTGGCAACAGCAGGTAAGCCTGAAAATATCCCTTTCAACATAGTGATTGCTGTTTTTGCAGTCTTTTGCTGAGTCGATTCTTGAGGATTTTTACCCGCTTCTGCCAAAGCTTTCACCTGCTCCAATGCCTCAGCTTTGTTTTCTTCTGGCAAATATGAGGACTGTGTAATTTCCTGTTGTAACTGCGACAATAATTCTTTAATTCCTGGTTTTTCTGCATCGGTTGCATCAGGCAACTGATTGAGGGCAATACTCACATTACCGCTGATAGTTCCCAGGTTAGCAACAGAACTACCACTACTACCTTGAATATTGATGCCACTAATATCAGACACGTTGGTATCTCCTTGGATATTAAATTTCGGCTGCTGAAGTGCTGTTTGGATCGTAGTTACTAACTGACTAATATAATTATCTTTTTCTACTAGCAATAATTGCTGACTCTGCTGCAAAGCTTTGAGTTGATTATAGTCAGCAAAGTATTCGGCACTAAGTTGAGATTTATCGCTACCTTCAGCAGTTTTGGCTCTGAGCAAGAATTTATCTTTGCCACGTTTCTCCATTGCGACGATTTCTAACTCGGCTTCTGGATTATTTTCTGCCAGGTTTTTAAAGGCAATGGCAATGGCACGCGGATCGACGCCTTGATTGTGATAAAGGTCGAGTGTGTCAAAAATTGGCTGGATAAAGTCAGCAAAATCCCCGTCTGCAAACACCTCTTGTTTATTATCAGGTTTGCGGAGGGGGGTCAGGGTTTTCTTTTGTGGGGACGCGCATGAAGACATATTCGCATCTCACCCCATTTAATTTAGTTTCTCTGGTAATGCCCCAATCTTCAATATAGGCTCCGTTAAGCTCATCCCCCGACTGAAGTCTGGGGGATGAAAGCGGGCCGAAGTGAATTGGGAATTGGGCATTGGCCAATGCATGAATGCCCCTTGCCCCAAGACGACGGACGACGATTCTGAGCGCCCCTTAAAGGAACGGGCTTCCCCGTCGTCTTTTGGTGAGAGTTGCACCTGTTAAATCAGTTGCGTCTAATTGGGTTTGCTTGAGCTTTGCTCTTGACAAATCGGCATCTTGCAAGTTAGCCTCATTGAGACCAGTGCCAATAAAGCTAGCATCTGCTAAGTTTGCACCCGCAAGGTCTTTCCTGCCTTTGAAGGAGTGTCCTCGGAGATTTTGACCTGAGAAGTCTAAAGCCATGTCCAATTGCAGGGAGTTGATGAAATTGTACTACACGCTCAACTCTGTCAATTTGGCAATAGTTAAGTATTTTTCACTGTTGAAGTTCAAAGACTTGTTGCCGAGGTTCAAAGACTCATCGACGAGGCTCAAAGACTCATCGACGAAGTTCAAAGACTCATCGACGAAGTTCAAAGACTCATCGACGAAGTTCAAAGACTCATCGACGAAGTTCAAAGACTCATCATCGAAGTTCAAAGACTCATCATCGAAGTTCAAAGACTCATCATCGAAGTTCAAAGACTCATCATCGAAGTTCAAAGACTCATGATTGAAATTCAGAAACTCATCGCTGAGATTTAAAGGCTTGTCGTTGAGCTTTTTGCAAGATCCAGAGGCTCTAGTTTTGGTTACCAGGTTCAACCTGGTAACGAGGGTAATCTTTATTCCTTCTGCCCGGTTACTGAGCGTAGCCGAAGTGCTGCCTTCTGCCTTCGACTATTAAAGATTAATCCGTCGTTTTATTTCTACAAAAGTTGGCGATCGCAGCTATGTCAAGATTATCCTGTATAAATTTATATTAGTAAATTATGTATAGAGTTAAAACTATGGTAATCATTTGATAATCAAAATATAAGAATTTATTAGAGCAAATATCGTTTAATTATCTAGGTTAGGTAATTCCATTTTTGGACATATAAGGTTAATCTATCTTTAATAGAGATTAAACAAAAATTAAATT includes:
- a CDS encoding FAD-dependent oxidoreductase, which translates into the protein MSLTEEILSQLPGDVLGGLRRADKVLSSIKSGTAPVPMVVKESQQNLGAVDWDVLVCGGTLGIFIGCALALQGVRVGLIERGILRGREQEWNISRHELQVFLQLGLLTDTELEKAIATEYNPARVGFHNGVEVWVQDVLNIGVDPVYLLETLKQRFLAAGGKLFENTPFDEVVVHPDGVIVNNQYKARLLIDAMGHLSAIAQQARQGQKPDAICLVVGSCAQGFPDNSTGDLLLSFTPIQNQCQYFWEAFPARDGRTTYMFTYMDADPQRQGLEALFEDYLRLMPKYQGVELNQLTFQRALFGFFPSYRQSPLQTPWSRILAVGDSSGSQSPLSFGGFGAMIRHLQRLTQGIYEALQTNQLSATALGLLQPYQPNLSVTWLFQKAMSVGVDQKIAPDQINQLLSAVFAEMQSLGEPVLKPFLQDVVNFSGLTQTLLKTNFAHPEIVVRIIPQVGLAALLDWMIHYGNLGIYSLLFRLSKKLEPWEKNLPSTTKYYWHRWVDAWKFGSGGDY
- a CDS encoding HupE/UreJ family protein, producing the protein MSNIQLYTAKKTKSSVFSSGRLYIIIASVVCLGLLSSTDPVLAHHALSGKIPSNFFEGFISGLAHPVIGLDHFAFVVAIGLLSIGQQNSFLIPAAFVLTAMAGTGIHVLNYNLPFPEIIIACSVVAFGVMLLVSRKPNWLVLAGLGAIAGLFHGYAYGESIVGAQMTPLIAYLAGFSVIQYVVAIGALLIGSAVSNKFSGIKMLRFAGLAIAAIGTVFLTTAITG
- a CDS encoding pentapeptide repeat-containing protein; translation: MALDFSGQNLRGHSFKGRKDLAGANLADASFIGTGLNEANLQDADLSRAKLKQTQLDATDLTGATLTKRRRGSPFL